From one Catellatospora sp. IY07-71 genomic stretch:
- the tsf gene encoding translation elongation factor Ts codes for MSTFTAADVKRLRELTGSGMMDCKKALEEAEGDFDKAVEILRVKGAKDVGKRAGRTTANGLVAHSGSALLELNCETDFVAKNDAFIALANQLVAHVAATKPADVEALLASKIGDGTVADLIQDQSAKIGEKLVIGRFAVLDGDVAVYMHRKSADLPPQVGVAVAYTGKTDEAGADDARSIAMQIAAMRPKYVTREEVPAEIVESERRIAEQTAREEGKPEAALPKIVEGRVNSFFKDFVLIEQPSVSDQKKTVKQVLAEAGIEVTRFARFEVGQA; via the coding sequence ATGTCCACTTTTACCGCTGCAGACGTCAAGCGGCTCCGTGAGCTGACCGGCTCCGGCATGATGGACTGCAAGAAGGCGCTCGAGGAGGCCGAGGGCGACTTCGACAAGGCTGTGGAGATCCTGCGCGTCAAGGGCGCGAAGGACGTCGGCAAGCGTGCCGGCCGCACCACCGCCAACGGTCTGGTCGCCCACTCGGGCAGCGCGCTGCTGGAGCTGAACTGCGAGACCGACTTCGTCGCCAAGAACGACGCCTTCATCGCGCTGGCCAACCAGCTGGTCGCCCACGTCGCCGCCACCAAGCCGGCCGACGTCGAGGCGCTGCTGGCCAGCAAGATCGGTGACGGCACCGTCGCCGACCTGATCCAGGACCAGTCCGCCAAGATCGGTGAGAAGCTGGTCATCGGCCGCTTCGCGGTGCTGGACGGCGACGTCGCGGTGTACATGCACCGCAAGAGCGCCGACCTGCCCCCGCAGGTGGGTGTCGCGGTCGCGTACACCGGCAAGACCGACGAGGCCGGTGCGGACGACGCCCGCTCGATCGCGATGCAGATCGCGGCCATGCGGCCGAAGTACGTCACCCGCGAGGAGGTGCCGGCCGAGATCGTCGAGTCCGAGCGCCGCATCGCCGAGCAGACCGCTCGCGAGGAGGGCAAGCCCGAGGCCGCCCTGCCGAAGATCGTCGAGGGCCGGGTGAACTCGTTCTTCAAGGACTTCGTCCTGATCGAGCAGCCGTCGGTCAGCGACCAGAAGAAGACGGTGAAGCAGGTGCTGGCCGAGGCCGGCATCGAGGTCACCCGCTTCGCGCGGTTCGAGGTCGGCCAGGCCTGA
- a CDS encoding YraN family protein, which translates to MTKVTQAVGAWGERLAAAHLLAAGMVLLDRNWRGAAGEVDIIARDGDAVVFCEVKTRRSATYGTPAEAVARAKVRRLRQLAAQWLAITGVRPAEVRFDVVSVYARRGAEPVVQHIRGAF; encoded by the coding sequence ATGACGAAGGTGACACAGGCCGTCGGCGCCTGGGGAGAACGCCTGGCCGCCGCACATCTGCTGGCCGCGGGCATGGTGCTGCTCGACCGCAACTGGCGCGGCGCGGCCGGGGAGGTCGACATCATCGCGCGCGACGGCGACGCAGTGGTCTTCTGCGAGGTGAAGACCCGGCGCAGTGCGACGTACGGCACACCCGCCGAGGCGGTGGCGCGGGCCAAGGTCCGGCGGCTGCGGCAGCTCGCCGCGCAGTGGCTGGCGATCACCGGGGTACGCCCCGCCGAAGTGCGCTTCGACGTGGTCAGCGTGTACGCCCGCCGCGGCGCCGAGCCGGTCGTGCAGCACATCCGCGGCGCGTTCTGA
- a CDS encoding DivIVA domain-containing protein: protein MSSHGQRFRRRAMRRGYKVDEVDTFLDRVEATLNGSPAGPDVRSQEVRDVVFRVRFGGYDEWQVDLHLDRVERQLAELEERPAAPGRGAELRASMSPPPPAPPAPAPMPDRMGPPPPPLPTRTPAASAPTGALPRFEPRYEEQQPQFAGQGMVPGPQSSFDGFGGGQGRADMTSEIRMQPQPPRNEPPRMPEPPRVDPYGPSSGFGSVTAQQPVYRDTPPRGGYDADATNTFNAVPPAPAVSSYGGGGYGPPPPPPPAAPSVPSGPAYTGELARVDQLRRTFQLRRFGSGYDPQQVDRLFETALSSLAGRSGGPVNDSELDPGRLNLVPGGYYEAEVEQALRDLREIVGRR from the coding sequence GTGAGCTCGCATGGTCAGCGGTTCCGCCGGCGTGCGATGCGCCGGGGCTACAAGGTCGACGAGGTCGACACGTTCCTGGACCGGGTGGAGGCGACCCTCAACGGTTCCCCGGCCGGTCCTGACGTGCGTTCGCAAGAGGTCCGGGACGTCGTCTTCCGGGTGCGCTTCGGCGGTTACGACGAGTGGCAGGTCGACCTGCACCTCGACCGGGTGGAGCGCCAGCTCGCCGAGCTGGAGGAGCGCCCGGCCGCGCCCGGCCGCGGCGCCGAGCTGCGCGCCAGCATGAGCCCGCCGCCGCCCGCGCCGCCCGCGCCCGCGCCGATGCCGGACCGGATGGGCCCGCCGCCGCCTCCGCTGCCCACCCGCACGCCCGCCGCCAGCGCGCCGACCGGCGCCCTGCCGCGCTTCGAGCCGCGCTACGAGGAGCAGCAGCCCCAGTTCGCCGGGCAGGGCATGGTGCCCGGCCCGCAGAGCAGCTTCGACGGCTTCGGCGGCGGCCAGGGCCGGGCCGACATGACCAGCGAGATCCGCATGCAGCCGCAGCCGCCGCGCAACGAGCCGCCGCGCATGCCGGAGCCGCCCCGCGTCGACCCGTACGGGCCGAGCAGCGGCTTCGGTTCGGTGACCGCGCAGCAGCCGGTGTACCGCGACACGCCGCCGCGCGGCGGGTACGACGCCGACGCCACGAACACGTTCAACGCGGTGCCCCCGGCTCCGGCGGTGTCCTCCTACGGCGGCGGCGGGTACGGTCCGCCTCCGCCGCCGCCCCCCGCGGCGCCGTCCGTGCCGTCCGGTCCCGCCTACACGGGCGAGCTGGCCCGGGTGGACCAGCTGCGGCGCACGTTCCAGCTGCGGCGCTTCGGCAGCGGTTACGACCCGCAGCAGGTGGACCGGCTGTTCGAGACCGCGCTCAGCTCGCTGGCCGGCCGCAGCGGCGGCCCGGTCAACGACAGCGAACTCGACCCGGGCCGGCTCAACCTGGTCCCCGGCGGCTACTACGAGGCCGAGGTCGAGCAGGCCCTGCGCGACCTCCGCGAGATCGTCGGGCGGCGCTGA
- the frr gene encoding ribosome recycling factor yields MIDDTLLEAEEKMDRAVEHAKEEFAAIRTGRANAAMFSKIVIDYYGTPTPLPQMASIGVPEPRMVIIKPYDTSQIGAMERAIRDSDLGVNPGNEGTQLRIMVPPMTEERRRDMTKIARGKGEDAKIAIRNVRRKAKEELDRIVKDGEAGEDEVRRAEKELDDLTGKYVAHIDELLKHKEAELLEV; encoded by the coding sequence GTGATCGACGACACGCTCCTCGAGGCCGAGGAGAAGATGGACCGGGCGGTCGAGCACGCGAAGGAGGAGTTCGCGGCGATCCGCACGGGGCGTGCCAACGCGGCGATGTTCTCCAAGATCGTGATCGACTACTACGGCACGCCCACGCCGCTGCCGCAGATGGCGTCGATCGGCGTGCCCGAGCCGCGCATGGTGATCATCAAGCCGTACGACACCTCCCAGATCGGTGCGATGGAGCGGGCCATCCGCGACTCGGATCTGGGCGTCAACCCCGGCAACGAGGGCACCCAGCTGCGCATCATGGTCCCGCCGATGACCGAGGAGCGCCGCCGCGACATGACCAAGATCGCGCGGGGCAAGGGCGAGGACGCGAAGATCGCGATCCGCAACGTACGCCGCAAGGCCAAGGAGGAGCTCGACCGCATCGTCAAGGACGGCGAGGCGGGCGAGGACGAGGTGCGCCGCGCGGAGAAGGAGCTCGACGACCTCACCGGCAAGTACGTCGCGCACATCGACGAGCTCCTCAAGCACAAGGAAGCCGAGCTGCTCGAAGTCTGA
- the rpsB gene encoding 30S ribosomal protein S2: MAVVSMRQLLESGVHFGHQTRRWNPKMKRFIFTERNGIYIIDLRQTLDYIEKAYSFVRNTVAEGGTVLFVGTKKQAQEAVAEQAARVGMPYVNHRWLGGMLTNFQTVYKRLQRMKELESIDLTGTAAGYTKKETLQLSREKTKLTKTLGGLRDMQKLPAAVWIVDTKKEHIAVDEARKLGIPVIAILDTNCDPDEVDFPIPGNDDAIRSAELLTKVIASAVADGLIARSGKAARGGDVKPEPGTVAADEPLAEWEQELLTGDKPAEQPAAAAE, from the coding sequence ATGGCTGTTGTCAGCATGCGCCAGCTGCTGGAGAGCGGCGTTCACTTCGGGCACCAGACCCGTCGCTGGAACCCGAAGATGAAGCGCTTCATCTTCACCGAGCGCAACGGCATCTACATCATCGACCTGCGCCAGACGCTCGACTACATCGAGAAGGCGTACAGCTTCGTCCGCAACACCGTGGCCGAGGGCGGCACCGTGCTCTTCGTGGGCACGAAGAAGCAGGCCCAGGAGGCCGTGGCCGAGCAGGCCGCGCGCGTGGGCATGCCCTACGTCAACCACCGCTGGCTGGGCGGCATGCTCACCAACTTCCAGACGGTGTACAAGCGGCTGCAGCGCATGAAGGAGCTGGAGTCGATCGACCTGACCGGCACCGCCGCGGGGTACACCAAGAAGGAGACCCTGCAGCTGTCGCGGGAGAAGACCAAGCTCACCAAGACCCTCGGTGGTCTGCGGGACATGCAGAAGCTCCCGGCCGCGGTCTGGATCGTGGACACCAAGAAGGAGCACATCGCCGTCGACGAGGCCCGCAAGCTGGGCATCCCGGTGATCGCGATCCTGGACACGAACTGCGACCCGGACGAGGTCGACTTCCCGATCCCGGGCAACGACGACGCGATCCGCTCGGCCGAGCTGCTGACCAAGGTCATCGCGAGCGCGGTGGCCGACGGCCTGATCGCCCGCTCCGGCAAGGCCGCCCGTGGCGGCGACGTGAAGCCGGAGCCCGGCACCGTCGCGGCCGACGAGCCGCTGGCCGAGTGGGAGCAGGAGCTGCTGACCGGTGACAAGCCGGCCGAGCAGCCCGCCGCCGCCGCTGAGTGA
- a CDS encoding YifB family Mg chelatase-like AAA ATPase encodes MSYARVLCAALEGVTGHLVRVEAVLANGLPGVLVSGLPDAALNEARERVRAAITNSGETWPQRRITVNLDPADLKKRGSGFDLAVALAVLGGTGTLPLVALDGVLVLGELGLDGSVRPVRGVLPMVAAAARHGVTEAIVPLGNAAEAALVPGVRVHAADTLNRVTGFVRGRNTLLDPPDTPPPPLGPEPDLADVAGQEMGRLGIEVAAAGGHHLALFGPPGAGKTMLAQRLPSLLPRLDDAAALEVTALYSVAGVLPPGAPLIRRPPFQAPHHTASLASLVGGGSGLARPGALSLAHRGVLMLDEAPEFSRQALDTLRQPLEDGIVTLGRTRGIVAYPAQVQLVLAANPCPCARPVGDVACTCSPHARRRYLGRISGPLLDRIDIQLQLPQVKAAHLFTDLATREPSRTVAQRVAAARAVAAERWTGLGARCNAEVPGTVLRQRRWRLPDTDTGELRHRLDTGALSARGHDRVVRLAWTLGDLAGLDRPGAAEINIALQLRTGALT; translated from the coding sequence ATGAGCTACGCGAGAGTCCTGTGCGCGGCGCTGGAGGGTGTCACCGGGCACCTGGTCCGGGTCGAGGCGGTGCTCGCCAACGGGCTCCCCGGGGTGCTGGTCTCCGGCCTGCCCGACGCCGCGCTCAACGAGGCCCGGGAGCGGGTCCGCGCCGCCATCACCAACTCCGGCGAGACCTGGCCCCAGCGCCGCATCACCGTCAACCTCGACCCGGCCGACCTGAAGAAGAGAGGTTCCGGTTTCGATCTTGCTGTCGCGTTGGCCGTCCTCGGCGGCACCGGGACCCTGCCGCTCGTCGCGCTTGACGGCGTGCTCGTGCTGGGTGAGCTGGGCCTGGACGGCTCCGTCCGGCCGGTGCGCGGGGTGCTGCCGATGGTCGCCGCGGCCGCCCGCCACGGCGTCACCGAGGCGATCGTGCCGCTCGGCAACGCCGCCGAGGCCGCCCTCGTGCCCGGGGTGCGCGTGCACGCGGCGGACACCCTGAACCGCGTCACCGGCTTCGTACGCGGCCGCAACACGCTGCTCGACCCGCCGGACACGCCGCCCCCGCCCCTCGGCCCGGAGCCGGACCTCGCCGACGTCGCCGGGCAGGAGATGGGCCGGCTCGGCATCGAGGTCGCCGCCGCGGGCGGGCACCACCTGGCGCTGTTCGGGCCGCCCGGCGCGGGCAAGACCATGCTCGCCCAGCGGCTGCCGTCGCTGCTGCCCCGGCTGGACGACGCCGCGGCACTGGAGGTGACCGCGCTGTACTCCGTCGCGGGCGTGCTGCCGCCCGGGGCGCCGCTCATCCGGCGGCCGCCGTTCCAGGCCCCGCATCACACGGCCTCGTTGGCGTCGCTGGTCGGCGGCGGCAGCGGCCTGGCCCGCCCCGGCGCGCTGTCGCTGGCCCACCGCGGGGTCCTGATGCTCGACGAAGCCCCCGAATTCAGCCGGCAGGCCCTGGACACGCTGCGCCAGCCGCTGGAGGACGGCATCGTCACGCTCGGCCGCACCCGCGGCATCGTCGCGTACCCGGCCCAGGTGCAGCTGGTGCTCGCCGCCAACCCGTGCCCGTGCGCCCGCCCGGTCGGCGACGTCGCGTGCACGTGCAGCCCGCACGCCCGGCGGCGGTACCTCGGCCGCATCTCCGGGCCGCTGCTCGACCGGATCGACATCCAGCTGCAGCTGCCCCAGGTGAAGGCGGCCCACCTGTTCACCGACCTCGCCACGCGCGAGCCGTCCCGCACGGTCGCGCAGCGGGTCGCCGCCGCCCGCGCGGTCGCCGCCGAGCGCTGGACCGGCCTCGGCGCGCGCTGCAACGCCGAGGTGCCGGGCACCGTGCTGCGCCAGCGCCGCTGGCGGCTGCCCGACACGGACACGGGCGAGCTGCGGCACCGGCTGGACACCGGCGCGCTGTCCGCCCGCGGCCACGACCGCGTGGTGCGTCTGGCCTGGACGCTCGGCGACCTGGCCGGGCTGGACCGCCCCGGCGCGGCCGAAATCAACATCGCCCTCCAACTGCGCACAGGAGCCCTGACATGA
- a CDS encoding Rieske 2Fe-2S domain-containing protein, with the protein MTGTGHASMRIDTAAGSILCDPWVNPAYFASWFPFPDNSQLDWDALGDVDYLYVSHLHRDHFDAALLKRYVSKKATVLLPEFPTSQLEDELRDLGFTRFFKTVSDEVHELDGGLKVMIQALISPTDGPIGDSSLWVEHDGVRVLNQNDARPTDLMRFAELGHVHAHMLQFSGAIWYPMVYELPESAKTAFGKQKRERQFDRTWRYIDDLKASWVFPIAGPPCFLDDELWQFNDIFGDEGNIFPDQSEFVKEYAKVGGTNGVVLLPGSVSELTADSCETTHPVADLEEFFANKEEHLKAYQERQRVVIEAEKASWSHPEIDVLAGMKARIEPLLDESVRLAQGVGGPVRFDLTSPEGDVIESILVDFPGKEVRIAADEKVRYRFRTERRLIEHLLFIDEGDWVNSLFLSCRFSAARIGQYNEFVYAFFKCLSEERLQYAEGWYESQRPDAEDITVGGFSFQRRCPHLKADLTRFGIVEGNQLTCQLHGWKWNLETGRCLTSVGHEIRSERAGEPASQPAA; encoded by the coding sequence ATCACCGGTACGGGACACGCCAGCATGCGGATCGACACGGCGGCGGGTTCCATCCTCTGCGACCCGTGGGTGAATCCGGCGTACTTCGCCTCGTGGTTCCCCTTCCCGGACAACTCACAGCTGGACTGGGATGCCCTCGGCGACGTCGACTACCTCTACGTCTCGCACCTGCACCGGGACCACTTCGACGCGGCCCTCCTGAAGCGGTACGTCTCCAAGAAGGCGACCGTGCTGCTGCCGGAGTTCCCGACCTCGCAGCTGGAGGACGAGCTGCGGGACCTGGGCTTCACCCGCTTCTTCAAGACCGTCTCGGACGAGGTGCACGAGCTGGACGGCGGCCTGAAGGTCATGATCCAGGCGCTGATCTCGCCCACCGACGGCCCCATCGGCGACTCGTCGCTGTGGGTCGAGCACGACGGCGTGCGCGTGCTGAACCAGAACGACGCCCGCCCGACCGACCTGATGCGCTTCGCCGAGCTGGGCCACGTGCACGCGCACATGCTGCAGTTCTCCGGGGCCATCTGGTATCCGATGGTCTACGAGCTGCCCGAGTCGGCCAAGACCGCGTTCGGCAAGCAGAAGCGCGAGCGGCAGTTCGACCGCACCTGGCGCTACATCGACGATCTGAAGGCGAGCTGGGTCTTCCCGATCGCGGGCCCGCCGTGCTTCCTCGACGACGAGCTGTGGCAGTTCAACGACATCTTCGGCGACGAGGGCAACATCTTCCCCGACCAGTCGGAGTTCGTGAAGGAGTACGCCAAGGTCGGCGGCACCAACGGCGTGGTGCTGCTGCCCGGCTCGGTCTCCGAGCTGACGGCCGATTCGTGCGAGACCACGCACCCGGTGGCCGACCTCGAGGAGTTCTTCGCGAACAAGGAGGAGCACCTCAAGGCGTACCAGGAGCGCCAGCGGGTGGTCATCGAGGCGGAGAAGGCCTCCTGGTCGCACCCGGAGATCGACGTGCTGGCCGGCATGAAGGCGCGCATCGAGCCGCTGCTGGACGAGTCGGTGCGGCTGGCGCAGGGCGTGGGCGGCCCGGTCCGTTTCGACCTGACCAGCCCGGAGGGCGACGTCATCGAGTCGATCCTGGTGGACTTCCCGGGCAAGGAGGTCCGGATCGCCGCCGACGAGAAGGTGCGCTACCGGTTCCGGACCGAGCGCCGCCTGATCGAGCACCTGCTTTTCATCGACGAGGGCGACTGGGTCAACTCGCTGTTCCTGTCCTGCCGCTTCTCCGCGGCCCGCATCGGGCAGTACAACGAGTTCGTGTACGCGTTCTTCAAGTGCCTGTCCGAGGAGCGCCTGCAGTACGCCGAGGGCTGGTACGAGTCGCAGCGGCCGGACGCCGAGGACATCACCGTGGGCGGCTTCTCGTTCCAGCGCCGCTGCCCGCACCTGAAGGCGGACCTGACCCGCTTCGGCATCGTCGAGGGCAACCAGCTCACCTGCCAGCTGCACGGCTGGAAGTGGAACCTGGAGACCGGCCGCTGCCTGACCAGCGTCGGCCACGAGATCCGCTCCGAGCGTGCGGGAGAGCCCGCGTCGCAGCCGGCGGCCTAG
- the rlmN gene encoding 23S rRNA (adenine(2503)-C(2))-methyltransferase RlmN — MTSLPLISVTDGDGATARRASMPPRHLADLDLAGRRAAVSELGEQAFRAGQLSTHYFGRLERDPAGMTDIPAAARERLTGTLLPRLLTPVRELACDGGDTRKALWRLHDGSLVESVLMGYADRVTVCISSQAGCGMACPFCATGQAGLTRNLSTAEIVDQVVYLAGVAASGVMGGAPRRLSHVVFMGMGEPLANYNRVIDAVRRLTSPAPEGLGLSQRHITVSTVGLVPAMRKLAEEDLSVTLALSLHAPDDDLRDELVPVNQRWKVAEVLDAAWAYAARTGRRVSIEYAMIRDVNDQPWRADLLGRLLSGRLAHVNLIPLNPTPGSKWDASPKPVEREFVRRLRAAGVATTVRDTRGREIDGACGQLAASEVEA; from the coding sequence ATGACGAGCCTTCCCTTGATTTCCGTTACCGATGGTGACGGTGCGACTGCGCGCCGGGCATCCATGCCGCCGCGCCACCTCGCCGACCTGGATCTGGCGGGGCGGCGCGCAGCCGTGTCCGAGCTCGGCGAGCAGGCCTTCCGCGCCGGCCAGCTGTCGACGCACTACTTCGGGCGCCTGGAGCGCGACCCGGCCGGGATGACCGACATCCCGGCCGCCGCGCGTGAGCGCCTCACCGGCACGCTGCTGCCCCGGCTGCTGACCCCCGTGCGCGAGCTGGCCTGCGACGGCGGCGACACGCGCAAGGCGCTCTGGCGGCTGCACGACGGGTCCCTGGTCGAGAGCGTGCTGATGGGGTATGCCGACCGGGTCACCGTCTGCATCTCCAGCCAGGCGGGGTGCGGCATGGCCTGCCCGTTCTGCGCCACCGGCCAGGCGGGCCTGACCCGCAACCTGTCCACCGCCGAGATCGTCGATCAGGTGGTCTACCTGGCCGGGGTCGCCGCGTCCGGGGTGATGGGCGGCGCGCCGCGCCGGCTGAGCCACGTGGTCTTCATGGGCATGGGCGAGCCGCTGGCCAACTACAACCGCGTCATCGACGCCGTACGCCGGCTGACCAGTCCCGCGCCGGAGGGCCTCGGCCTGTCCCAGCGCCACATCACGGTGTCCACCGTGGGGCTCGTTCCGGCGATGCGGAAGCTGGCCGAGGAAGACCTCTCGGTGACCCTTGCGCTCTCGCTGCACGCGCCCGATGATGACCTTCGCGATGAACTCGTGCCGGTGAATCAGCGGTGGAAGGTTGCCGAAGTGCTCGATGCCGCGTGGGCGTACGCCGCCCGCACCGGTCGCCGGGTCAGCATCGAGTACGCCATGATCAGGGACGTGAACGATCAGCCGTGGCGGGCCGACCTGCTGGGTCGCCTGCTGTCGGGGCGGCTGGCGCACGTCAATCTCATCCCGCTCAACCCGACACCGGGCAGCAAGTGGGACGCCAGTCCCAAGCCGGTGGAGCGGGAGTTCGTGCGGAGGTTGCGCGCGGCCGGAGTCGCCACTACGGTGCGTGACACCCGGGGCCGTGAGATTGACGGCGCGTGTGGGCAGTTGGCTGCTAGCGAGGTTGAGGCATGA
- a CDS encoding phosphatidate cytidylyltransferase: MSEPYDTDPRRSGASWARHPHDAAPDAYTDPSDAPADPPRAGRRRADRGAEPQGRAPEPAEPKKDYGRAGRNVPLSIAVGVGLLAVILTPLFFAKQFFVLILVAAAGLGVWEMARAVRGSGANPPLLPLLGGSVAMMGLAWYAGVDALSIGLLITVLATMVWRMGDGPAGYQRDIGAAALIMVYVPFLLGFAAPLTTPADGQWRIVATLAAVVLSDTGGFVAGVLFGRHPMAPVISPKKSWEGFGGSVVAAGAGSAAILWALLDVAPWWGAVFGVVIAVAAVLGDLAESLLKRDLGIKDMSNILPGHGGIMDRLDSIVFAVPVAYLLLSVLAPTP; encoded by the coding sequence ATGAGCGAGCCATACGACACGGACCCTCGCCGGTCCGGCGCCTCCTGGGCGCGGCACCCCCACGATGCCGCGCCCGACGCGTATACCGACCCCTCCGACGCGCCCGCCGATCCGCCGCGCGCCGGCCGCCGCCGTGCCGACCGTGGCGCCGAGCCGCAGGGCCGTGCGCCCGAGCCCGCCGAGCCGAAGAAGGACTACGGCCGGGCGGGCCGCAACGTGCCGCTGTCCATCGCGGTCGGCGTCGGCCTGCTCGCGGTGATCCTGACCCCGCTGTTCTTCGCCAAGCAGTTCTTCGTGCTGATCCTGGTCGCCGCGGCCGGGCTGGGCGTGTGGGAGATGGCCCGCGCGGTGCGCGGCTCCGGCGCCAACCCGCCGCTGCTCCCGCTGCTCGGCGGCTCGGTCGCGATGATGGGCCTGGCCTGGTACGCGGGCGTCGACGCGCTGAGCATCGGCCTGCTGATCACCGTGCTGGCCACCATGGTGTGGCGGATGGGCGACGGCCCGGCCGGCTACCAGCGCGACATCGGCGCCGCGGCGCTGATCATGGTGTACGTCCCGTTCCTGCTCGGCTTCGCCGCGCCGCTGACCACGCCCGCGGACGGGCAGTGGCGGATCGTGGCGACGCTGGCCGCGGTGGTGCTCTCCGACACCGGCGGCTTCGTCGCGGGCGTGCTGTTCGGCAGGCACCCGATGGCGCCGGTGATCAGCCCGAAGAAGTCCTGGGAGGGCTTCGGCGGCTCGGTGGTGGCGGCCGGTGCGGGCAGCGCGGCGATCCTGTGGGCGCTGCTGGACGTCGCGCCCTGGTGGGGTGCGGTGTTCGGTGTGGTGATCGCGGTCGCGGCGGTGCTCGGTGACCTGGCCGAGTCGCTGCTCAAGCGGGATCTCGGCATCAAGGACATGAGCAACATCCTGCCGGGCCACGGCGGCATCATGGACCGGCTCGACTCGATCGTGTTCGCCGTGCCGGTGGCCTACCTGTTGCTGTCCGTGCTCGCGCCGACGCCGTGA
- the pyrH gene encoding UMP kinase: MSGHQFNRVVLKLSGEVFGGGEVGVDPDVVAGIARQIATVVRRGVQVAVVVGGGNFFRGAELQKRGMDRARADYMGMLGTVMNCLALQDFLEKEGIETRVQTAITMAQVAEQYIPLRAIRHLEKGRVVIFGGGAGMPYFTTDTVSAQRALEIHADVVLMSKNGVDAVYTADPRTNPDAAKIDNITFGEVLRQGIRVADAAAFSLCADNGLPMLVFGAEGDDTIVRAVSGDKIGTLITAS; encoded by the coding sequence ATGTCCGGACACCAGTTCAACCGGGTGGTGCTGAAGCTCTCCGGCGAGGTCTTCGGCGGTGGCGAGGTAGGGGTCGATCCGGACGTCGTGGCCGGGATCGCCCGCCAGATCGCCACGGTGGTGCGCCGCGGGGTGCAGGTCGCGGTGGTGGTCGGCGGCGGCAACTTCTTCCGTGGCGCCGAGCTGCAGAAGCGCGGCATGGACCGGGCGCGCGCCGACTACATGGGCATGCTGGGCACCGTGATGAACTGCCTGGCGCTGCAGGACTTCCTGGAGAAGGAGGGCATCGAGACGCGGGTGCAGACCGCGATCACGATGGCCCAGGTCGCCGAGCAGTACATCCCGCTGCGCGCGATCCGGCACCTGGAGAAGGGCCGCGTCGTGATCTTCGGCGGCGGCGCCGGCATGCCGTACTTCACCACCGACACCGTGTCCGCCCAGCGCGCGCTGGAGATCCACGCGGACGTGGTGCTGATGAGCAAGAACGGCGTGGACGCGGTCTACACCGCCGACCCGCGCACCAACCCCGACGCGGCGAAGATCGACAACATCACCTTCGGCGAGGTGCTGCGCCAGGGTATCCGGGTGGCCGACGCCGCCGCGTTCAGCCTGTGCGCCGACAACGGCCTGCCGATGCTGGTCTTCGGCGCCGAGGGCGACGACACCATCGTGCGCGCGGTGAGCGGCGACAAGATCGGCACCCTGATCACCGCCTCCTGA
- a CDS encoding DUF2631 domain-containing protein, which produces MAAEEPVTSPDQHTPTPVKAARVAGVVVIVMLLLMLFGNHEGNVETLWLIGVAATLAAILIIDVVLRRNGLRD; this is translated from the coding sequence GTGGCCGCAGAAGAGCCGGTAACCTCGCCCGACCAGCACACTCCCACGCCGGTGAAGGCCGCCCGGGTGGCCGGGGTCGTGGTGATCGTCATGCTGCTGCTGATGCTGTTCGGCAACCACGAGGGCAACGTCGAGACCCTCTGGCTGATCGGCGTCGCCGCGACGCTCGCCGCCATCCTGATCATCGACGTGGTGCTGCGCCGCAACGGCCTGCGCGACTGA